From a single Ascaphus truei isolate aAscTru1 chromosome 2, aAscTru1.hap1, whole genome shotgun sequence genomic region:
- the POLR1F gene encoding DNA-directed RNA polymerase I subunit RPA43 isoform X1 — MADPQVPTDSSLAEARPAPLSCLELPAFSDACELVSSRYSCLVVEKHRRHLALSPKYLKRNRSGIQEQLNTELLKYSAGLKGVPVAYDNIKLVGELGDIYDDHGHIHINIEADFVIFQPKCGQKLVGVVNKVASSHIGCLVHGCFNASIPKPPKMPVEAWQYLGVKLDDHMEFEVFRLDSDAVGVFCIRGKLDKRLEASALQTSYELDENQNVEDPSDHGVNVPENGSVKAGSETNVVSEKKAMKKSMKRKLHDILTQSELELENVSGDVESCGENSTLEDGNVEISSELKGKTRKKCKKKKHQGDDFQNGIAKDASFPQSSMVEELGEETVAENVYGKTKKKHKDSLVQDPDNIASGIVEVTSDEPVAESLPVFQEVPKLKRHKMKHREHLLQASDSSNSKNIKKAKRKCS; from the exons ATGGCCGATCCTCAGGTACCCACGGACAGCTCGTTAGCCGAGGCGCGGCCCGCGCCCCTGTCCTGCCTCGAGTTGCCGGCCTTCTCCGATGCGTGCGAGCTGGTGAGCAGCCGGTATTCGTGCCTGGTGGTGGAAAAGCACCGCAGACACCTGGCGCTGTCGCCGAAATACCTGAAGAGGAATCGGAGCGGCATCCAGGAGCAACTCAACACCGAGCTACTGAAGTACAGTGCAGG GTTGAAAGGAGTTCCAGTTGCTTATGATAATATTAAACTAGTGGGCGAGTTGGGCGATATCTATGATGACCATGGACATATTCATATAAATATTGAAGCAGACTTTGTCATCTTCCAACCTAAATGTGGACAGAAGCTTGTG GGTGTTGTGAACAAAGTAGCCTCCAGTCATATAGGTTGTCTGGTTCATGGTTGTTTTAATGCTTCCATACCCAAGCCCCCTAAAATGCCTGTTGAAGCTTGGCAGTATCTTGGAGTGAAGCTAGATGATCACATGGAGTTTGAAGTGTTCCGTTTAGATTCAGATGCTGTAGGTGTATTTTGCATTCGTGGGAAGCTGGACAAAAG ACTGGAAGCCAGTGCTCTTCAGACATCATATGAGCTAGATGAAAATCAGAATGTCGAGGATCCTTCAGACCATGGTGTAAATGTGCCAGAAAATGGAAGCGTGAAGGCAGGGAGTGAGACAAATGTGGTCTCGGAGAAAAAGGCAATGAAAAAAAGCATGAAACGTAAATTACATGACATACTTACACAAAGTGAGCTGGAACTAGAAAATGTATCTGGAGACGTTGAGAGCTGTGGAGAAAATTCCACCCTTGAAGACGGAAATGTGGAAATTTCAAGTGAATTAAAGGGGAAAACTCGCAAAAAGTGCAAGAAAAAGAAACACCAGGGGGATGACTTTCAAAATGGGATAGCAAAAGATGCAAGTTTCCCACAAAGTAGTATGGTTGAAGAATTAGGTGAGGAAACTGTGGCTGAAAATGTTTATGGAAAGACCAAGAAAAAACACAAGGACTCCCTGGTGCAAGATCCTGATAACATTGCTAGTGGAATAGTAGAAGTTACATCTGACGAACCTGTTGCTGAAAGCCTTCCAGTTTTTCAGGAAGTACCAAAGTTAAAGAGACATAAAATGAAGCACAGAGAACACTTATTACAGGCAAGTGACTCCAGTAacagcaaaaatataaaaaaagcaaAACGGAAATGTTCATGA
- the POLR1F gene encoding DNA-directed RNA polymerase I subunit RPA43 isoform X2 codes for MPVEAWQYLGVKLDDHMEFEVFRLDSDAVGVFCIRGKLDKRLEASALQTSYELDENQNVEDPSDHGVNVPENGSVKAGSETNVVSEKKAMKKSMKRKLHDILTQSELELENVSGDVESCGENSTLEDGNVEISSELKGKTRKKCKKKKHQGDDFQNGIAKDASFPQSSMVEELGEETVAENVYGKTKKKHKDSLVQDPDNIASGIVEVTSDEPVAESLPVFQEVPKLKRHKMKHREHLLQASDSSNSKNIKKAKRKCS; via the exons ATGCCTGTTGAAGCTTGGCAGTATCTTGGAGTGAAGCTAGATGATCACATGGAGTTTGAAGTGTTCCGTTTAGATTCAGATGCTGTAGGTGTATTTTGCATTCGTGGGAAGCTGGACAAAAG ACTGGAAGCCAGTGCTCTTCAGACATCATATGAGCTAGATGAAAATCAGAATGTCGAGGATCCTTCAGACCATGGTGTAAATGTGCCAGAAAATGGAAGCGTGAAGGCAGGGAGTGAGACAAATGTGGTCTCGGAGAAAAAGGCAATGAAAAAAAGCATGAAACGTAAATTACATGACATACTTACACAAAGTGAGCTGGAACTAGAAAATGTATCTGGAGACGTTGAGAGCTGTGGAGAAAATTCCACCCTTGAAGACGGAAATGTGGAAATTTCAAGTGAATTAAAGGGGAAAACTCGCAAAAAGTGCAAGAAAAAGAAACACCAGGGGGATGACTTTCAAAATGGGATAGCAAAAGATGCAAGTTTCCCACAAAGTAGTATGGTTGAAGAATTAGGTGAGGAAACTGTGGCTGAAAATGTTTATGGAAAGACCAAGAAAAAACACAAGGACTCCCTGGTGCAAGATCCTGATAACATTGCTAGTGGAATAGTAGAAGTTACATCTGACGAACCTGTTGCTGAAAGCCTTCCAGTTTTTCAGGAAGTACCAAAGTTAAAGAGACATAAAATGAAGCACAGAGAACACTTATTACAGGCAAGTGACTCCAGTAacagcaaaaatataaaaaaagcaaAACGGAAATGTTCATGA